From one Pseudopipra pipra isolate bDixPip1 chromosome 2, bDixPip1.hap1, whole genome shotgun sequence genomic stretch:
- the P3H3 gene encoding prolyl 3-hydroxylase 3 yields MASLLCLSLLAAAAATSPGRLVPYDLLYADGVRAYLARDWARAAELLQRALHSYAGLRAARRACRAACAREEPFPAGPGRWEAALLGPVLQRAGCLQRCLGRRLLPAPSAHRASRAVRRDFERREPYNYLQVAFFQLKKLDQAVSAAHTFFVANPQHLQMREDIEKYQRMSGVKSNSFRDLEAMPHWEAYEAGVQHYDADEYVLAMAKLEESLTEALSALEDCRALCEGPWEDEDEEEDMQPGLYEAIAAHYIQVLKCRQQCVLEIATKPGRISATEDFIPSHLDLLQFAYSQVGNQTLAAECAASYLLFYPTDEPMLEKMKQYRTELGEDTAVTARQNIQHYVRRSLMEKKLIYYSVEHLGETFNDPDLWTPDELIPENLKEKYREDQEKQKEETLDMEEREKRGPLPFEGIAVTMDSHQMNGTQRVVFDRVLTESECKDLLRLTKAAGEAGDGYRARRSPHTPHERFEGLTVLKAMQLAQNGDVDWRDAKLLLQASEKSRKIIESYFTPGKKLHFSFTHLVCRTAVDGQQEGRMDLSHPVHADNCLLDPEGQECWKEPPAYVYRDYSGILYLNDDFQGGGLFFTEVDTVTVTAEVRPKCGRLVAFSSGKENPHGVWAVSRGRRCAIALWYTHSREHAEQERVKAEELMEQKAVEQDQLDGEKRRGTDRSSRSSSEPPVHNSGTKPANRRQKPGSDSKQHPKVLRARDEF; encoded by the exons ATGGCCTCGCTCCTCTGCCTCAGCCTCCTCGCCGCCGCGGCCGCCACGTCGCCGGGCCGGCTGGTGCCGTACGACCTGCTGTACGCGGACGGGGTGCGCGCCTACCTGGCGCGGGACTGGGCGCGGGCGGCCGAGCTGCTGCAGCGCGCCCTGCACAGCTACGCGGGGCTGCGGGCGGCCCGCCGCGCCTGCCGCGCCGCCTGCGCCCGGGAGGAGCCCTtccccgccgggccggggcgcTGGGAGGCCGCGCTGCTCGGCCCGGTGCTGCAGCGAGCCGGCTGCCTGCAGCGCTGCCTGGGGCGGCGGCTGCTCCCCGCGCCCTCCGCCCACCGCGCCAGCCGCGCCGTGCGCCGCGACTTCGAGCGCAGGGAGCCCTACAACTACCTCCAGGTGGCCTTCTTCCAG CTGAAGAAGCTGGATCAGGCCGTGTCTGCCGCTCACACCTTCTTCGTCGCTAATCCCCAGCATCTCCAAATGCGGGAGGACATCGAGAAGTACCAGCGTATGTCAGGGGTGAAGTCAAACAGCTTCCGGGACCTGGAGGCCATGCCACACTGG GAAGCATATGAGGCTGGTGTGCAGCACTACGATGCAGATGAGTACGTGCTGGCCATGGCCAAGCTGGAGGAGTCACTCACAGAGGCCCTGTCAGCACTGGAGGACTGTCGTGCCCTGTGTGAAGGGCCTTGGGAGGAtgaggacgaggaggaggacATGCAACCTGGGCTGTATGAAGCCATTGCAG CCCATTATATTCAGGTTTTGAAGTGCAGGCAGCAGTGTGTCCTTGAAATTGCCACAAAGCCGGGGCGGATTTCTGCCACGGAAGACTTCATACCCTCTCATCTTGATTTACTGCAGTTTGCCTACAGTCAAG TTGGGAACCAGACACTAGCTGCTGAATGTGCTGCTTCCTACTTGCTCTTCTATCCCACGGATGAGCCCATGTTGGAGAAAATGAAACAGTATCGCACAGAActgggagaggacacagctgTTACAGCCAGACAG aaTATTCAACACTATGTGCGGAGATCTTTGATGGAGAAGAAGTTGATTTATTATTCAGTGGAACATCTAGGAGAAACTTTTAATGACCCT GATCTTTGGACTCCAGATGAGCTTATTCCTGAAAACCTAAAGGAGAAATACAG AGAGGATCAGGAGAAGCAAAAAGAGGAAACTCTGGATAtggaagagagggagaagaggg GCCCTTTGCCTTTTGAGGGTATTGCTGTTACGATGGATTCCCACCAGATGAATGGAACCCAGAGGGTTGTGTTTGACAGAGTGCTGACGGAGTCTGAGTGTAAGGACCTTCTCCGACTGACAAAG gcagcaggagaagcaggagaTGGCTACCGGGCAAGACGGTCACCTCACACCCCACATGAGAGATTTGAAGGGTTAACTGTTTTGAAGGCCATGCAG CTGGCCCAAAATGGGGACGTGGACTGGAGAGACGCGAAATTGCTTCTGCAGGCTAGTGAGAAATCTCGGAAAATCATAGAGTCCTATTTTACCCCTGGAAAGAAACTCCATTTTTCGTTCACACACCTTGTGTGTCGCACGGCAGTAGATG GGCAACAGGAAGGTCGCATGGATCTTAGTCATCCTGTCCATGCTGATAATTGTCTCTTGGATCCTGAGGGGCAAGAGTGCTGGAAAGAACCACCTGCCTATGTATACAGGGACTACAG TGGCATTCTCTACCTCAACGATGACTTCCAAGGTGGGGgccttttcttcactgaagtgGACACTGTGACTGTCACA GCCGAGGTGCGTCCTAAGTGTGGGAGGCTGGTGGCCTTCAGCTCTGGCAAGGAGAACCCCCACGGCGTGTGGGCAGTGAGCCGTGGAAGGCGCTGTGCCATTGCTCTCTGGTACACACACTCCCGGGAGCACGCGGAGCAG GAACGGGTGAAGGCAGAGGAGCTGATGGAGCAGAAGGCTGTGGAGCAGGACCAGCTTGATGGAGAAAAACGTCGGGGGACTGATCGcagcagcagatcctcctcagaGCCTCCTGTTCACAACAGTGGAACCAAGCCTGCAAATCGGAGACAGAAGCCTGGCTCAGACAGCAAGCAGCACCCCAAGGTGCTGCGGGCCAGAGATGAGTTCTGA